The Bacteriovorax sp. PP10 nucleotide sequence ATCAATTGAAACAACTTTAAAATTATCTTTTAAAACGGCCGTTCTTATTTGATCAGCAAATTCTCCAGGCGATAGTTGAGCTGGATCAATTTTAGAAATTTTCATTGTTCCGGCATCAATATGTTTTTGGATATTCATACCCAGAGAAGTTGTTCTGGTAAGCAGAGTTCCCAGGCTTTCTTCAAAGGCGAAGACAATCGATTTTTCACCACGCTCAGCTGCTGCATAAGCATACTGAAGTGACAGTGTCGATTTCCCTGTTCCGGCCGGACCTAAAAATAGTGTGCTTGTTCCAGCGTCCAGACCTCCACCTAAAAGATTGTCGAGTTCTTTAATGTCACTGCTAAAGCGCTCAACACTACGTTTAGAATCGTGTTGTGCGGAAATCATTCTTGGAAAAATATCCACTCCACCTTTTTTAATAATGTAGTCATGGAATCCACCCATGTATTCAATCCCGCGAAGTTTTACAATATTGAGTCTTCTGCGTTCATTTCCAAATTCAGGGTGAAGTTTTTGAAGATTGATAACTCCATGGACGATACTTTGTACCTGAAGATCTTTTGGACTGGTTGTAAGATCGTCGAGCATTAAAACCGTACAATCTTGTTTCGCAAAATACTGCTTAAGTGCGAGCATCTGTCTTCGGTATCGGAGTGAGCTTTCCGCCAGCATTCGCATTTCAGAAATTGAATCAAAGACAACTCGCTTTGGTTTAATTCTTTCGATTTCAGAATAAAGGACATCCATCGTTTGATTCATTTCAACTTCAGATGGATAAAAAATAGTATTTTGTGCTTCTGGTTTTAACTGTTCTTCAATTGATCCTAATTCCAGCATATCCAGTTTACTGATATCCCAATTATGCGATTCCGCAACTGCTTCAAGTTCTTCACGTGACTCTGAAAAAGAAATATAAAGGCAGCGTTGCCCTTCAGCGATACCTTCCAATAAAAATTGAAATGCTAGTGTTGTTTTTCCTGTACCAGGTTCACCTTGCATAAGATAAAGACGGTTTTCTGGAAAACCACCATTTAAAATGTTATCAAAACCTTTGATTCCTGTTTTATAGCGAATTTGTTTTACTGACATAAAAGTGTTCCTTGTTACACACTAAGGCCGCCTGGACTTATATTAATGATTAACTACAAATGTTTCCTGACCAGGGCGCTGAGAAGGTAAAATGATTGAATTAATGCTTTCTTCATTCTGAACAGTGGCGGCCAATATAATTTCTACAGTAGCAGTAGGGCGATCCCATTGAGGAAAGTGCCCGCATTTTTCTAACCAGACTAAATGGGCCTTCGGAAAAAGTTTCATCGCACGTTTTGCTTGATTCTTAAAACAGACGCGGTCTTGTTTTCCCCACACAATAGTAATGGGAAATTCTTGTTTGCGATTCATGCCTTGTTGTGGTTTACCAAACGTCAGACTGAATAATAATTTATCAAATGTTTTTGCTTTGACGAAATCACGTAACTCATGTTGAACCGTTTCAGGTGCCAGATTCGCAGGAGCGTATGAGAACTGTGAAAGGAAAAGTTTTTTCAAAAAATGACTCTGAGAAATTTTATCAATCTTCGAATGGAATAATCTCACCATCAAGATTGAAATATTCATGGAAACATAGAAGATTATTTTTTCAAAAGTATTCCAGAATCCTCCGGGATCAAGGGCCACGACGGAGCCAACGATTCCTCCACGACGTGATAATTCAAGAGCGAGTCTTGCTCCCATAGAACTTCCCACGACATCAATTCCCTGAAGATTGTGAGTCATGATGAATGTTGTGACGTCATTGCAAAGTGCAGAGAATGAAACTTCACCTTCTGAAGGGGGCGTTTCTCCTGATCCGGGAAGATCAATAGCGATAACTTTTCGATGAGAGGCCAATGCGGTGGCAATGGGGTTCCAAGACTGGAAACTTCCTCCAAGACCATGAATTAACAATAATGGTTTTCCTTTTCCCATTTGGATGTAATTCATTGCTGGTTTCATTGTTTCTCCATTGGCGGGGCATTGTGTCCCGTCACGTTCTTTTATTGGAGAAATTGCAAGATCTGTACCTAAAATGGATTAAAATAGTATTTATTTAGACGATTGAGTAGATCAAAATGAAATGGAGAATGGCCCCGACAGCAACCATAACGTGAAAAAATTCGTGATAACCAAACACCAGAGGTTTGAAGACAGGACGTTTTAATCCGTAAGAAATAGCACCGATTGAATAAGCAATTCCACCAGCGATGAGAAGAGAAAGATTAACGAGTCCAATGTGGGCCGCGAGTTCTGTAAAATAGGGAACAATCATGTAGCCCATAATG carries:
- a CDS encoding alpha/beta fold hydrolase: MKPAMNYIQMGKGKPLLLIHGLGGSFQSWNPIATALASHRKVIAIDLPGSGETPPSEGEVSFSALCNDVTTFIMTHNLQGIDVVGSSMGARLALELSRRGGIVGSVVALDPGGFWNTFEKIIFYVSMNISILMVRLFHSKIDKISQSHFLKKLFLSQFSYAPANLAPETVQHELRDFVKAKTFDKLLFSLTFGKPQQGMNRKQEFPITIVWGKQDRVCFKNQAKRAMKLFPKAHLVWLEKCGHFPQWDRPTATVEIILAATVQNEESINSIILPSQRPGQETFVVNH
- a CDS encoding ATPase domain-containing protein, producing the protein MSVKQIRYKTGIKGFDNILNGGFPENRLYLMQGEPGTGKTTLAFQFLLEGIAEGQRCLYISFSESREELEAVAESHNWDISKLDMLELGSIEEQLKPEAQNTIFYPSEVEMNQTMDVLYSEIERIKPKRVVFDSISEMRMLAESSLRYRRQMLALKQYFAKQDCTVLMLDDLTTSPKDLQVQSIVHGVINLQKLHPEFGNERRRLNIVKLRGIEYMGGFHDYIIKKGGVDIFPRMISAQHDSKRSVERFSSDIKELDNLLGGGLDAGTSTLFLGPAGTGKSTLSLQYAYAAAERGEKSIVFAFEESLGTLLTRTTSLGMNIQKHIDAGTMKISKIDPAQLSPGEFADQIRTAVLKDNFKVVSIDSLNGYLHAMPQEQFLTLQLHELLAFLAGQGVATLLVLAQQGMMGHMMNTPIDLTYLADTVVITRYFENAGTVRKAVSVIKQRSGMHETTIRELIFTKNGLVVGRPLTEFRGVLTGVPEFTSNSRENSINNE